The DNA region GGCCGGTAGCGACCGGCTTTCTTGATCTCGCTTCAGGCAGTGTTGAGGCGGTTTTTACCTTACCTGACTTTACTGGCAGAGGCCTGGGTGGCCTGATTATGGATGCTATCAAACGGGAAGCGCGTGAGCGTGGCCTTGAGCAATTGACCTTATCCTCAACGCCGAACGCGCAAACCTTCTATGTGCAACAGGGTTTCGTGCCGGTGCGGGAAAGCGTCTATCCCTCCGCCCTTGCGCAGGCTGAACTGCGCTGTACAGATATGATGATAAAGCTTCGTTGAAGGTGATTCGAACCGGCGGGATGAACGTAAACACGCTGTCTGGCGAGCCAACGGTTACGATCCAGGGGCTGATGTCGATTTTCGTGCACAGTACAGGGTGATCATTCTGATCGCAGCGTTACTGCCTGACTTTACTGCCTGATATTAAGAACTCACTCCCCGGATCGGGGAGTGTTTAATATTGCGATAACACGCATGCCGTAGTGGTGCACTTGAACAATCAGGCCGTGGTATTGATGTTGCGCCCGATAGCAGGATTAGCAGGCAGCTGAGGAATGGATTCGAGGATCCCCGTTGCCATCGCCTGCTGATTATCCAGAGACTTCTTCAGTACTAAGGTGTTTATTTTATTACCTAGATCCAGGTTATCAAGGCCGATAGCCAGTGATGTAATTTGTGATACATCCATCTTGCTCTCCTGATTAATACAGCTGGTAGTACGTTAAAAAGGCTTTCAGAAAGCCTGAAAGATCTATCGGCCGCTGGCCTTCAGACTTTAGTGCCGTCATAACCCACTGTGACAGTTGTCCATTATTTTACGTTTAATGCGGTCACTAACCTACAGCAGCGGTCTGAAACGGGCATGCCGCTCAGGCCTGTCTGCTATCGCATGTCGGCTTTTCGATACTGAATGGCTGAAACCCATTCAGCCCAACAAGCGGCCTTCAGGCAATACGGCGCACAGGTTAACTGCGGCTGAATACCAGCTTCAGTCCGGCCATCGCGAAGCAGCATGCCAGCAAGGCATCCAGCGCGCGGCGGATACGGCGATAAAATGCAGCCATCATGGCGGTAGAAAACAGCACGGCATAACCGCAGAACACCACCACGCAAATCGCCGCACAGCCACTGATGATCATCGGGAGAGTAGAGGCAGCCGCGTCCGGCTTGAGCGCCACCGACATGATGGCGACCCAGGTGAGAATCGCTTTCGGATTGCCAATGTGCATCAGAATCCCCTGACGGAACAGCTTGCCAAAGGCCACGCTCTCTGTGCTGCTGGCAAATTCAGCGGCATCCGTACGGCGCAGTGCAGATTTGCCTGCTTTAAACGCCAGCCATAACAGATAGAGGCCACCGCCAATTTTCAACACGATCAGCAGTTGTGCAAAGGTCGCCAGCACGGTCAGGACGCCGCATGCCGCCAATAGCGCCCACAACATCGAACCGCCTATTACGCCTGCTGCCAGCGCCAGTGCTGCGCCGCGCCCCTTTTTCATTGCCGTGCCCATAATAGCCATATTGCTGGGTCCGGGGCTGGCAGTGGCGACAAAATAGGTGGTGTAGATCAGAATCAATTCGTGAGAAAGCGCCATGATATTCTCCGCAAGCGAACAGGATTAGCCAGTGCTCTTGTTATATCGGCTGGCGCGGGAATTTACCATCTGCGCGTTGGCTTTGTGGTTTCTCTCCCCGATAAGCCTGCCCATCAGGTCGCTAACGGCGTTTACACACCGGTGTTCGTAATAACCGGAAGATTTTTCGCCAGGTCTTCAAGCAACGCAACAATGCGCCTTACCCTGACCGGAATAAATCGCGCGTCCGGAAATACGGCATAAAGATAGCGATCGGGCAGACGGTATTCAGGCAGTACTCGGATCAGCGCGCCTGATTGCAATGCCTTAACGGCAAGCGGTAACTGCATACCACCAATGCCGATGC from Duffyella gerundensis includes:
- a CDS encoding GNAT family N-acetyltransferase, translating into MKVRLAVPADAEACWNIRNQAIRYGCKNSYDEAIITAWTPENMPESYRKVIIANPFFVAVDPDNRPVATGFLDLASGSVEAVFTLPDFTGRGLGGLIMDAIKREARERGLEQLTLSSTPNAQTFYVQQGFVPVRESVYPSALAQAELRCTDMMIKLR
- a CDS encoding LysE family translocator is translated as MALSHELILIYTTYFVATASPGPSNMAIMGTAMKKGRGAALALAAGVIGGSMLWALLAACGVLTVLATFAQLLIVLKIGGGLYLLWLAFKAGKSALRRTDAAEFASSTESVAFGKLFRQGILMHIGNPKAILTWVAIMSVALKPDAAASTLPMIISGCAAICVVVFCGYAVLFSTAMMAAFYRRIRRALDALLACCFAMAGLKLVFSRS
- a CDS encoding YjfB family protein, producing the protein MDVSQITSLAIGLDNLDLGNKINTLVLKKSLDNQQAMATGILESIPQLPANPAIGRNINTTA